A section of the Triticum dicoccoides isolate Atlit2015 ecotype Zavitan chromosome 7A, WEW_v2.0, whole genome shotgun sequence genome encodes:
- the LOC119333918 gene encoding uncharacterized protein LOC119333918: MPPPAGEFTALERLSLKACILNLGTFTPQSAGEFPALKTLALDGDIVDLGTFLNRCPRLHNISITFRSVASGSHEAALATLEAVAAHGGVSVSVLGIHLGSAHGTDATLLRAAARLSRQELVFTHLIDTLYDQKYRNVNLPCFPHAVSIKIKLYQICFTRLLGGKFSKLDSMILKGCIIHDLSTLVSLCPCLRVLKVKAGMSKCEITIHSTSLQEIVLYYYTECRGVDIVTPMLKQLTMDFEADKDINVFISAPMLESVSLERSYIGLPIVFDFWHLHSLSLDRQGLVRNNHVLYVSMYALNSSSVELDFAQEIEKILITDFSVLDLSLEAKGHVYGATLLRLFSVPRVHTGLKLLKVILLRLRKSEVVQSCPGNCPCDSPKNWRSQSISMVHLEEVEIKGLKGEDHDFDVLKLILRCAPSLKRMTVELETGIKSHGHGDCTKEINSISLEYLSVDFHVYLQGNQQHAFSSRS, encoded by the exons ATGCCGCCGCCGGCCGGCGAGTTCACTGCGCTGGAGAGGCTGTCCCTCAAAGCCTGCATCCTGAACCTTGGCACCTTTACGCCACAGTCAGCTGGCGAGTTCCCCGCGCTCAAGACGCTGGCCCTTGACGGCGACATTGTTGACCTTGGCACCTTCCTGAACCGCTGCCCACGATTGCACAACATCAGTATCACCTTCCGTAGTGTCGCGTCTGGCTCACACGAAGCGGCGCTAGCCACACTCGAAGCTGTGGCGGCACACGGTGGTGTCTCAGTGTCCGTACTCGGCATCCACCTCGGTAGTGCACATGGTACCGATGCCACCCTTCTCCGCGCCGCAGCGAGGCTCTCCCGGCAAGAGCTCGTCTTCACTCACCTAATTGACACACTATATGACCAGAAGTATAGGAATGTCAACCTGCCCTGTTTTCCCCATGCCGTCTCGATCAAGATTAAACTGTATCAAATCTGCTTCACACGGCTTCTTGGTGGCAAGTTCTCCAAGCTCGACAGTATGATCCTTAAAGGATGCATCATCCACGACCTTAGCACCTTGGTTTCCCTCTGCCCATGCCTTCGTGTGCTGAAGGTGAAGGCAGGTATGTCCAAATGTGAGATCACGATCCACTCAACATCGCTGCAGGAGATTGTCCTGTATTACTATACGGAATGCCGTGGCGTTGACATTGTGACTCCCATGCTTAAGCAATTGACAATGGATTTTGAGGCTGACAAAGACATCAATGTGTTCATATCGGCACCAATGCTGGAGAGTGTCTCGTTGGAACGCTCTTATATAGGTTTGCCCATTGTGTTTGATTTTTGGCACCTTCACTCTCTGAGCTTAGATAGACAGGGGTTGGTCAGAAACAACCATGTCCTCTATGTTTCCATGTATGCCTTG AATTCCTCGAGTGTAGAACTGGACTTTGCCCAAGAAATAGAGAAAATTCTGATTACCGACTTCTCTGTATTGGACCTAAGCCTCGAGGCAAAGGGGCACGTGTATGGGGCAACTTTGTTGCGTCTCTTTAGCGTGCCCCGGGTTCATACTGGTTTGAAATTGCTGAAGGTCATCCTACTGAGATTGAGGAAGTCCGAG GTGGTACAATCATGCCCAGGGAATTGTCCATGTGATTCTCCCAAAAATTGGAGAAGCCAAAGTATCTCCATGGTTCATCTAGAAGAAGTGGAAATCAAAGGCCTAAAAGGAGAAGATCATGACTTTGatgtcttgaaattgattcttagaTGTGCACCGTCTCTTAAAAGGATGACCGTGGAACTGGAAACTGGGATTAAATCACATGGCCACGGAGATTGCACCAAGGAAATCAACAGCATCTCACTGGAGTATCTTTCCGTGGATTTTCATGTTTATCTCCAAGGAAATCAACAGCATGCGTTTTCATCACGCTCCTAG
- the LOC119331607 gene encoding codeine O-demethylase-like, with product MADESWRLPNSVQQLAATVQEPPSRYLLREHEDLGGHLAGAELPELIPTIDLDLLSASNDAEEATKLRSALQSWGFFKVSNHGMETSLMDSVMTASREFFHLPHEEKKKCSNLIGGKHFQVEGYGNDQVKTQDQILDWSDRLHLRIEPEGGRNLAHWPTHPKSFRDDLHEYALRCKRIKGEILRAIAKLLELDEDCFVNQFNSNARTYARFNYVPPCPRPDLVLGVKPHADFSVLTVLLMDKDVAGLQYLRDGTWYNVPAVCKHTLLINIGFAMEIMTNGIFTGPVHRVVTNADKERISVAMFYGVDPDQEIGPIAHLLSDEQPARYRKMKAKDLLVTQLEHFSQGRGARIADAFKI from the exons ATGGCTGATGAGTCATGGAGGTTGCCAAACTCTGTGCAGCAACTGGCTGCAACCGTGCAAGAGCCGCCGAGCCGGTACTTGCTTAGAGAGCATGAAGATCTTGGCGGGCACCTGGCTGGTGCCGAGTTACCAGAGCTGATCCCAACCATAGATCTCGACCTACTATCTGCATCCAACGATGCAGAGGAAGCCACCAAGCTGCGATCTGCGTTGCAGAGCTGGGGATTCTTCAAG GTTTCTAACCATGGAATGGAGACCTCTTTGATGGATTCTGTGATGACTGCATCAAGGGAATTTTTTCACCTACCACATGAAGAGAAGAAAAAATGCAGTAACCTGATAGGCGGGAAACATTTCCAGGTAGAAGGGTATGGAAATGACCAGGTGAAAACTCAAGATCAGATTTTAGACTGGTCTGATCGTCTGCATCTTAGAATTGAGCCAGAGGGTGGGAGAAACCTTGCACATTGGCCAACACATCCCAAATCTTTCAG GGATGATCTGCACGAATACGCATTGAGATGCAAGAGAATCAAAGGCGAAATCCTTAGGGCAATAGCCAAGCTTTTGGAGCTTGATGAAGACTGCTTCGTTAATCAGTTTAACAGTAATGCACGCACTTATGCTAGATTCAACTACGTCCCGCCGTGTCCAAGACCTGATCTTGTCCTGGGCGTCAAGCCTCACGCGGATTTCTCTGTTCTCACGGTTCTTCTCATGGACAAAGATGTCGCTGGGCTGCAATATCTTAGAGATGGAACCTGGTACAATGTTCCAGCTGTGTGTAAGCACACCCTGCTGATCAACATTGGTTTTGCAATGGAG ATAATGACCAACGGGATCTTCACAGGGCCAGTGCATAGAGTTGTGACTAATGCCGATAAAGAGAGGATATCAGTGGCCATGTTCTATGGTGTGGACCCTGATCAAGAGATTGGGCCAATAGCTCATCTGTTGAGTGATGAGCAACCGGCACGGTACAGGAAAATGAAGGCCAAGGACTTACTAGTCACGCAACTTGAACATTTCTCTCAAGGCCGAGGAGCACGAATAGCCGATGCATTCAAGATCTAA